The Pygocentrus nattereri isolate fPygNat1 chromosome 2, fPygNat1.pri, whole genome shotgun sequence genome has a window encoding:
- the LOC108436226 gene encoding cellular tumor antigen p53-like, translating into MSDLGSAALPMSQGTFEQLWCDIGSDMGFNHLIAELPRADSDAWLTAALPNGTFTESFELELAEIAESAALSAEISPSSDSMPPPAAVVPSTNDYPGEYAFRLRFNQSSTAKSAISTYSTQLNKLYCQLAKTCPVDVMVEKEPPQGAVLRAMAIYKKPEHVSEVVLRCPHHQNIAENNEGVAHRSHLIRVEGSQRAQYLEDSRTKRQSVAVPYESPQLGSEGTTVLLNYMCNSSCMGGMNRRPILTIMTLETHDGQVLGRRCFEVRVCACPGRDRKTEEENLGKNTVKTASGTKRKSSFVDLKSTTLNAESSSSKKIKMDSSGEEEIFILHVRGKDRYNMLKKINDSLELMDAMTAAEKDKYKQKCASKSVQPIPGKRLLLRDDKTDTD; encoded by the exons ATGAGTGACCTGGGGAGTGCAGCGCTGCCCATGAGTCAGGGCACCTTTGAGCAGCTGTGGTGTGACATAGGCTCAGACAT GGGATTCAATCACCTAATCGCAGAACTGCCGAGAGCTGACAGTGATGCCTGGCTCACTGCT GCTTTGCCCAATGGCACCTTCACTGAGAGCTTTGAGCTGGAGCTTGCAGAAATCGCTGAGAGTGCTGCTTTATCTGCTGAGATTTCGCCATCTTCAGACAGTATGCCCCCTCCAGCGGCAGTGGTGCCATCCACCAACGACTATCCTGGAGAATATGCCTTCCGGCTCCGCTTCAACCAATCCAGCACAGCCAAATCTGCTATCTCCACA TATTCTACTCAGCTGAACAAACTGTACTGCCAGCTGGCTAAGACTTGTCCAGTTGACGTGATGGTGGAGAAAGAACCTCCTCAGGGAGCTGTCCTGAGGGCCATGGCTATCTACAAGAAACCCGAACATGTCTCTGAGGTTGTGCTGCGCTGCCCTCATCATCAAAACATTGCAGAGAATAACGAAG GTGTTGCTCATCGCAGCCATCTAATCCGCGTTGAAGGCAGCCAGAGGGCTCAATATTTAGAGGACTCTAGGACCAAGAGGCAGAGTGTTGCAGTACCTTATGAGTCCCCTCAG CTGGGATCAGAGGGCACCACGGTACTGCTGAACTATATGTGCAACAGCAGCTGTATGGGGGGAATGAATCGCAGGCCCATTCTTACCATCATGACTTTGGAGACACACGA tgGGCAGGTTTTGGGTCGCCGCTGTTTTGAAGTCCGTGTTTGTGCCTGCCCTGGGCGAGACCGCAAGACGGAAGAAGAGAACCTTGGGAAAAATACTGTAAAGACTGCTTCAGGAACTAAAAGAA AGTCTTCGTTTGTGGACTTGAAGTCCACCACCTTGAATGCAGAATCGTCCAGCAGTAAAAAGATAAAGATGGATTCCAGTGGAGAGGAGGAGATCTTCATTTTGCAT GTCCGAGGTAAAGACAGGTATAATATGCTTAAGAAGATAAATGACAGTTTGGAGTTGATGGATGCAATGACGGCTGCAGAAAAGGACAAGTACAAACAGAAATG TGCTTCTAAAAGCGTGCAGCCAATCCCTGGAAAGAGGCTTCTTCTGAGGGACGATAAGACGGACACTGACTGA